A region from the Dermacentor andersoni chromosome 11, qqDerAnde1_hic_scaffold, whole genome shotgun sequence genome encodes:
- the LOC140214145 gene encoding tigger transposable element-derived protein 4-like, with protein sequence MSRPKQCKSLTLEKKVSLIKEVDKAGRSKTSIAKEFGIPLSTLLTVLKNRQKVFDGFEQSFSSERKRIRASKFPDVEAALMLWLRNVRAANLPVTTQMMMEKADALALQMGHTDFSCSNGWFERFKKRNNVASKPIHGESGTVDEGAADTWRNHRLAELQKAYADKDIFNLDEAALFYKMLPSRTYTPKGEVCSGAKQRKDRVTILFGANSTGDEKLPLLVIGKSLNPRCFRNARLPRDATYRANKTAWMTAALFEEYVRALDRKMARDGRKVLFVVDNCPGHGKINNLEAVTLEFLPANMTSVLQPMDQGVIEVARKFYRKSLLHRILCSYDSGKKYEIDLLGAVHLIAEAWRQVRPLTIANCFAHAGFSRAEKSLEPDTDEFSDCDELCDEVRKAAGCASDAEDGEIGFEEYALYESDVPVTGMLSDADIVQMAVNDGDHADEEPPREVPTTAETRNLLRLLRNKVECSGGEQWLMRCVQQLEDAFLAPNANAKQASITKFFSKQ encoded by the coding sequence ATGTCCCGCCCCAAGCAGTGTAAGTCTCTGACGCTGGAGAAAAAAGTCTCGTTAATCAAGGAAGTGGACAAGGCGGGAAGATCGAAAACAAGCATCGCCAAAGAATTCGGCATCCCCTTGTCGACGCTTTTGACAGTTTTAAAAAATCGGCAGAAGGTCTTCGATGGCTTCGAGCAAAGTTTTTCCAGCGAGCGGAAGCGGATTCGGGCCTCGAAATTCCCGGACGTCGAAGCAGCACTCATGCTGTGGCTCCGGAATGTCAGGGCAGCCAACCTTCCCGTGACAACCCAAATGATGATGGAGAAGGCAGACGCTCTGGCGTTGCAGATGGGCCACACAGACTTCAGTTGCAGTAATGGCTGGTTTGaacgatttaaaaaaagaaataacgtggCCTCGAAGCCTATCCACGGCGAAAGCGGTACTGTTGATGAAGGGGCTGCAGACACCTGGCGCAACCACCGCCTCGCTGAGCTGCAAAAGGCTTATGCGGACAAGGACATTTTCAACCTCGACGAAGCAGCACTGTTCTATAAGATGCTGCCTAGCCGCACATACACGCCGAAGGGAGAAGTGTGCTCAGGCGCTAAGCAGCGCAAAGACCGAGTGACGATACTTTTCGGAGCCAACTCCACCGGCGATGAAAAACTGCCGCTGCTTGTTATCGGTAAGTCGCTCAATCCAAGGTGCTTCCGAAATGCACGGCTCCCGAGAGATGCGACTTACCGCGCCAATAAAACGGCCTGGATGACTGCAGCGCTCTTTGAAGAGTATGTACGTGCTCTTGACCGCAAAATGGCAAGGGACGGCCGGAAAGTGTTGTTCGTTGTGGACAACTGCCCCGGCCACGGAAAAATCAACAACTTGGAGGCAGTCACGCTGGAGTTCCTGCCTGCTAATATGACGTCCGTGCTCCAGCCGATGGACCAAGGAGTCATTGAGGTTGCTCGCAAATTCTATCGGAAGAGTCTCCTGCACCGCATTTTGTGCTCATACGACAGTGGTAAGAAGTACGAAATAGATTTGCTGGGTGCAGTCCACCTGATCGCCGAAGCCTGGCGACAAGTGCGTCCATTGACGATTGCCAATTGTTTCGCGCATGCAGGATTTTCGCGCGCCGAGAAATCGCTCGAGCCAGACACTGACGAGTTCAGTGATTGCGATGAACTTTGCGACGAAGTCCGCAAAGCTGCCGGCTGCGCCAGCGATGCCGAAGACGGCGAAATCGGATTTGAAGAGTACGCGCTCTACGAGTCTGACGTGCCCGTTACCGGGATGTTGTCCGACGCCGACATTGTTCAAATGGCAGTAAACGACGGCGATCACGCTGACGAAGAACCACCTAGAGAAGTGCCGACAACTGCAGAAACAAGGAACTTGCTACGTTTGCTCCGCAACAAAGTTGAATGCAGCGGCGGCGAACAATGGCTCATGCGGTGCGTTCAGCAGCTCGAGGACGCTTTTCTCGCGCCGAATGCCAACGCCAAGCAGGCAAGCATCACCAAGTTCTTTTCAaaacaataa